The Winogradskyella schleiferi genome contains the following window.
AAAATCGAAAAATTATTAGCATATTGGAGTATCAATGAATTAATAACTGTATAATGAAGGGAATAATATTTACTGAATTCTTAGAGCTAGTCGAAGAAAAATTTGGTCTAGCGATGGTTGATAAAATTATAACACAATCCGAGTTAGACTCTGGAGGTGCTTATACGGCTGTTGGGACTTATGAATTTTCTGAAATGTTGCAACTCATATCGCACCTAAGCGAAAATACAGATATTGCTGTTGATGATTTATTGATGGTTTATTCAGAGCACTTATTTGCTGCATTAATAAAAACCCACCCAAATTTAGTCGATCATTATAAAGATCCAATGGATTTACTAGCGTCGATAGAGAATCATATTCATGTAGAAGTCCAAAAAATATACCCTGAAGCACAATTGCCATCCTTTGAGTTGGAGGAACGAACAGATAGCAAAATGATCATGGTTTACAAGTCTGATAAAGCACTGTATATGCTAGGTAAAGGCTTAATGCTAGAAACCTTTAAACTCTTTAAAGTACCTGTAAATATTGAGTTCGAAAAATTGAACGAACAGGGTACAGAGGTCAGATTCACTATTATTAAGGGATAATGAGTAAAGAAGAAGTAGATTTACTTAAGCGCGCATTAGCTCGTGAAAAAGCATCTCGAAAAGCAGCAGAGGCGATTCTTGAAAGTAAATCTGCTGAACTCTACGAAACAACACAACAATTAAAAAAATTAGTTAAGGAAAAGACATCTGAACTAAAAGGTGTTTTTGAGAATATTGTTGACGCCTATGTAGTAATGGATTTATGGGGAAACGTTCTTAAAATGAATGATGCCGCAATTCAACTCTTAGGTTATGATAATAGAAAATCAGATTTTAATCTTTTACAACTCGCAGATGTTAGTGAGGCGGAAAATGTTATGAATGGATTTGAAAATTTGGTTAGTGAAGGTTCATTAACCAATTTTCAGGTAAAAATAAATACGAAGCATAATGGTCAAAAATTAGTACATATCAACGCCAGTATTATTCTCGATGACAATAATAAACCAATAGCAGCCCAAGGCATTGTTAGAGACATTACCTTAGAAGATAAATACCGAAGGGCAGCTGAGGCTGAGAAACAAAAATACAGTAGTATTATTGCCAA
Protein-coding sequences here:
- a CDS encoding heme NO-binding domain-containing protein, with translation MKGIIFTEFLELVEEKFGLAMVDKIITQSELDSGGAYTAVGTYEFSEMLQLISHLSENTDIAVDDLLMVYSEHLFAALIKTHPNLVDHYKDPMDLLASIENHIHVEVQKIYPEAQLPSFELEERTDSKMIMVYKSDKALYMLGKGLMLETFKLFKVPVNIEFEKLNEQGTEVRFTIIKG